The following are encoded together in the Dama dama isolate Ldn47 chromosome 27, ASM3311817v1, whole genome shotgun sequence genome:
- the CXXC1 gene encoding CXXC-type zinc finger protein 1 isoform X2 produces the protein MEGDASDPEPPDAGEDSKSENGENAPIYCICRKPDINCFMIGCDNCNEWFHGDCIRITEKMAKAIREWYCRECREKDPKLEIRYRHKKSRERDSSERDGSEPRDEGGGRKRPAPDPDLQRRAGAGTGVGAMLARGSASPHKSSPQPLVAAPSQHHQQQQQQQVKRSARMCGECEACRRTEDCGHCDFCRDMKKFGGPNKIRQKCRLRQCQLRARLSPVTPSESLPRPRRPLPTQPQPQPSQKLGRLREDEGAVASAAVKEPPEATATPEPLSDEDLPLDSELYQDFCAGAFDDHSLPWMSDTEESPFLDPALRKRAVKVKHVKRREKKSEKKKDERYKRHRQKQKHKDKWKHPERADAKDPASLPQCLGPGCVRAAQPGSKYCSDDCGMKLAANRIYEILPQRIQQWQQSPCIAEEHGKKLLERIRREQQSARTRLQEMERRFHELEAIILRAKQQAVREDEESNEGDSDDTDLQIFCVSCGHPINPRVALRHMERCYAKYESQTSFGSMYPTRIEGATRLFCDVYNPQSKTYCKRLQVLCPEHSRDPKVPADEVCGCPLVRDVFELTGDFCRLPKRQCNRHYCWEKLRRAEVDLERVRVWYKLDELFEQERNVRTAMTNRAGLLALMLHQTIQHDPLTTDLRSSAER, from the exons ATG GAGGGCGACGCTTCAGATCCAGAGCCTCCAGACGCCGGGGAGGACAGCAAGTCCGAGAATGGGGAGAATGCGCCCATCTACTGCATCTGCCGCAAACCAGACATCAACTGCTTCATGAT CGGGTGTGACAACTGCAATGAATGGTTTCACGGGGACTGCATCCGGATCACTGAGAAGATGGCCAAGGCCATCCGAGAGTGGTACTGTCGGGAGTGCCGAG agaaggaccccaagcTGGAGATCCGCTACCGGCATAAGAAGTCGCGGGAGCGAGACAGCTCCGAGCGAGACGGCAGTGAGCCCCGGGATGAGGGTGGAGGGCGCAAGAGGCCTGCCCCGGATCCGGACCTGCAgcgcagggcaggggcagggacaggggTTGGGGCCATGCTTGCTCGGGGATCCGCTTCGCCCCACAAATCCTCTCCACAGCCCCTGGTGGCCGCGCCCAGCCAG CATcaccagcaacagcagcagcagcaggtcaaACGATCAGCCCGCATGTGTGGCGAGTGCGAGGCCTGCCGGCGCACGGAGGACTGTGGCCACTGCGACTTCTGCCGAGACATGAAGAAGTTTGGGGGCCCCAACAAGATCCGGCAGAAGTGCCGGCTGCGTCAGTGCCAACTTCGGGCCCGG CTCTCGCCGGTGACGCCCTCAGAGTCCCTGCCAAGGCCTCGGCggcccctgcccacccagccGCAGCCGCAGCCGTCGCAGAAGCTGGGGCGCCTCCGAGAGGACGAGGGGGCAGTGGCATCTGCGGCAGTCAAGGAGCCACCGGAGGCCACGGCGACACCCGAGCCGCTCTCGGACGAGGACCTCCCACTGGACTCTGAACTGTACCAGGACTTCTGTGCAGGGGCCTTCGATGACCACAGCCTG CCCTGGATGAGCGACACGGAGGAGTCCCCGTTCCTGGACCCGGCGCTGCGGAAGAGGGCGGTGAAAGTGAAGCATGTGAAGCGGCGGGAGAAGAAGTCAGAGAAGAAG AAGGACGAAAGATACAAGCGCCATCGACAGAAGCAGAAGCACAAGGACAAATGGAAACACCCGGAGCGGGCCGACGCCAAGGACCCCGCGTCGCTGCCACAGTGCCTGGGGCCTGGCTGCGTGCGCGCCGCCCAGCCCGGCTCCAAGTATTGCTCTGATGACTGTGGCATGAAGCTGGCGGCCAA CCGCATCTACGAGATCCTCCCGCAGCGCATCCAGCAGTGGCAGCAAAGCCCGTGCATCGCGGAGGAGCACGGCAAGAAGCTGCTCGAGCGCATCCGCCGGGAGCAGCAGAGCGCGCGCACCCGCCTGCAGGAGATGGAGCGCCGCTTCCACGAGCTCGAGGCCATCATCCTGCGCGCCAAGCAGCAGGCGGTGCGCGAGGATGAGGAG AGCAACGAGGGTGACAGTGACGACACGGACCTGCAGATCTTCTGCGTCTCCTGCGGGCACCCCATCAACCCACGTGTTGCCTTGCGCCACATGGAGCGCTGCTACGCCAAG TACGAGAGCCAGACGTCCTTTGGGTCCATGTACCCCACCCGCATCGAGGG GGCCACACGGCTCTTCTGCGACGTCTACAACCCTCAGAGCAAGACGTACTGTAAGCGGCTCCAGGTGCTATGCCCCGAGCACTCACGGGACCCCAAA GTGCCAGCTGACGAGGTATGCGGGTGCCCCCTCGTAAGGGATGTTTTCGAGCTCACGGGTGACTTCTGCCGTCTGCCCAAGCGCCAGTGCAACCGGCACTACTGCTGGGAGAAGCTGCGGCGTGCCGAGGTGGACCTGGAGCGCGTGCGCGTG TGGTACAAGCTGGACGAGCTATTCGAGCAGGAGCGCAACGTTCGCACGGCCATGACCAACCGGGCCGGCTTGCTGGCTCTGATGCTGCACCAGACCATCCAGCACGACCCGCTCACCACCGACCTGCGCTCCAGCGCCGAGCGCTGA
- the CXXC1 gene encoding CXXC-type zinc finger protein 1 isoform X1, with the protein MEGDASDPEPPDAGEDSKSENGENAPIYCICRKPDINCFMIGCDNCNEWFHGDCIRITEKMAKAIREWYCRECREKDPKLEIRYRHKKSRERDSSERDGSEPRDEGGGRKRPAPDPDLQRRAGAGTGVGAMLARGSASPHKSSPQPLVAAPSQHHQQQQQQQVKRSARMCGECEACRRTEDCGHCDFCRDMKKFGGPNKIRQKCRLRQCQLRARESYKYFPSSLSPVTPSESLPRPRRPLPTQPQPQPSQKLGRLREDEGAVASAAVKEPPEATATPEPLSDEDLPLDSELYQDFCAGAFDDHSLPWMSDTEESPFLDPALRKRAVKVKHVKRREKKSEKKKDERYKRHRQKQKHKDKWKHPERADAKDPASLPQCLGPGCVRAAQPGSKYCSDDCGMKLAANRIYEILPQRIQQWQQSPCIAEEHGKKLLERIRREQQSARTRLQEMERRFHELEAIILRAKQQAVREDEESNEGDSDDTDLQIFCVSCGHPINPRVALRHMERCYAKYESQTSFGSMYPTRIEGATRLFCDVYNPQSKTYCKRLQVLCPEHSRDPKVPADEVCGCPLVRDVFELTGDFCRLPKRQCNRHYCWEKLRRAEVDLERVRVWYKLDELFEQERNVRTAMTNRAGLLALMLHQTIQHDPLTTDLRSSAER; encoded by the exons ATG GAGGGCGACGCTTCAGATCCAGAGCCTCCAGACGCCGGGGAGGACAGCAAGTCCGAGAATGGGGAGAATGCGCCCATCTACTGCATCTGCCGCAAACCAGACATCAACTGCTTCATGAT CGGGTGTGACAACTGCAATGAATGGTTTCACGGGGACTGCATCCGGATCACTGAGAAGATGGCCAAGGCCATCCGAGAGTGGTACTGTCGGGAGTGCCGAG agaaggaccccaagcTGGAGATCCGCTACCGGCATAAGAAGTCGCGGGAGCGAGACAGCTCCGAGCGAGACGGCAGTGAGCCCCGGGATGAGGGTGGAGGGCGCAAGAGGCCTGCCCCGGATCCGGACCTGCAgcgcagggcaggggcagggacaggggTTGGGGCCATGCTTGCTCGGGGATCCGCTTCGCCCCACAAATCCTCTCCACAGCCCCTGGTGGCCGCGCCCAGCCAG CATcaccagcaacagcagcagcagcaggtcaaACGATCAGCCCGCATGTGTGGCGAGTGCGAGGCCTGCCGGCGCACGGAGGACTGTGGCCACTGCGACTTCTGCCGAGACATGAAGAAGTTTGGGGGCCCCAACAAGATCCGGCAGAAGTGCCGGCTGCGTCAGTGCCAACTTCGGGCCCGG GAATCGTACAAGTACTTCCCTTCCTCG CTCTCGCCGGTGACGCCCTCAGAGTCCCTGCCAAGGCCTCGGCggcccctgcccacccagccGCAGCCGCAGCCGTCGCAGAAGCTGGGGCGCCTCCGAGAGGACGAGGGGGCAGTGGCATCTGCGGCAGTCAAGGAGCCACCGGAGGCCACGGCGACACCCGAGCCGCTCTCGGACGAGGACCTCCCACTGGACTCTGAACTGTACCAGGACTTCTGTGCAGGGGCCTTCGATGACCACAGCCTG CCCTGGATGAGCGACACGGAGGAGTCCCCGTTCCTGGACCCGGCGCTGCGGAAGAGGGCGGTGAAAGTGAAGCATGTGAAGCGGCGGGAGAAGAAGTCAGAGAAGAAG AAGGACGAAAGATACAAGCGCCATCGACAGAAGCAGAAGCACAAGGACAAATGGAAACACCCGGAGCGGGCCGACGCCAAGGACCCCGCGTCGCTGCCACAGTGCCTGGGGCCTGGCTGCGTGCGCGCCGCCCAGCCCGGCTCCAAGTATTGCTCTGATGACTGTGGCATGAAGCTGGCGGCCAA CCGCATCTACGAGATCCTCCCGCAGCGCATCCAGCAGTGGCAGCAAAGCCCGTGCATCGCGGAGGAGCACGGCAAGAAGCTGCTCGAGCGCATCCGCCGGGAGCAGCAGAGCGCGCGCACCCGCCTGCAGGAGATGGAGCGCCGCTTCCACGAGCTCGAGGCCATCATCCTGCGCGCCAAGCAGCAGGCGGTGCGCGAGGATGAGGAG AGCAACGAGGGTGACAGTGACGACACGGACCTGCAGATCTTCTGCGTCTCCTGCGGGCACCCCATCAACCCACGTGTTGCCTTGCGCCACATGGAGCGCTGCTACGCCAAG TACGAGAGCCAGACGTCCTTTGGGTCCATGTACCCCACCCGCATCGAGGG GGCCACACGGCTCTTCTGCGACGTCTACAACCCTCAGAGCAAGACGTACTGTAAGCGGCTCCAGGTGCTATGCCCCGAGCACTCACGGGACCCCAAA GTGCCAGCTGACGAGGTATGCGGGTGCCCCCTCGTAAGGGATGTTTTCGAGCTCACGGGTGACTTCTGCCGTCTGCCCAAGCGCCAGTGCAACCGGCACTACTGCTGGGAGAAGCTGCGGCGTGCCGAGGTGGACCTGGAGCGCGTGCGCGTG TGGTACAAGCTGGACGAGCTATTCGAGCAGGAGCGCAACGTTCGCACGGCCATGACCAACCGGGCCGGCTTGCTGGCTCTGATGCTGCACCAGACCATCCAGCACGACCCGCTCACCACCGACCTGCGCTCCAGCGCCGAGCGCTGA